A genomic region of Methanothermobacter thermautotrophicus str. Delta H contains the following coding sequences:
- a CDS encoding NifB/NifX family molybdenum-iron cluster-binding protein, translating to MYEYSGGKPRFLERRTVEISEPGKHQWMKALDAIRDCDVVIAVQAGLRGKVGIEDASIKFVADEGPVEEVLERWIRHTEFMKSV from the coding sequence GTGTATGAATACAGTGGGGGTAAACCAAGATTTCTTGAGAGGCGGACCGTTGAAATCTCTGAACCCGGGAAACATCAGTGGATGAAAGCCCTTGATGCCATCAGAGACTGTGATGTTGTAATAGCTGTCCAGGCCGGCCTCAGGGGTAAGGTCGGGATTGAGGATGCCAGTATAAAATTCGTGGCCGATGAGGGCCCGGTTGAGGAAGTGCTTGAAAGGTGGATCAGGCACACCGAATTCATGAAGTCAGTGTAA
- a CDS encoding gamma carbonic anhydrase family protein, with protein MGFRVLDGARIVGDVRIGDGSSVWYNAVLRGDLEPIEIGRCSNIQDNCVVHTSRGYPVRVGDCVSVGHAAVLHGCIVADNVLIGMNSTILNGAVIGENSIVGAGAVITSGKEFPPGSLIIGTPARAVRELSDEEIESIRDNARRYALLARE; from the coding sequence ATGGGCTTCAGAGTCCTTGATGGTGCCAGGATAGTGGGGGATGTGAGGATCGGTGATGGTTCCTCTGTATGGTACAATGCCGTCCTGCGGGGCGACCTTGAACCCATCGAGATAGGGCGCTGCTCAAACATCCAGGACAACTGCGTAGTCCATACAAGTCGCGGATACCCTGTCAGGGTTGGTGACTGCGTATCTGTGGGCCACGCCGCGGTCCTCCACGGGTGCATTGTGGCAGATAATGTCCTCATAGGTATGAACTCCACCATCCTCAACGGTGCCGTTATAGGAGAGAACTCCATCGTCGGAGCCGGGGCGGTGATAACCTCGGGTAAGGAATTCCCCCCTGGAAGCCTGATAATCGGGACTCCTGCAAGGGCTGTGAGAGAACTCAGTGATGAGGAGATAGAGTCAATAAGGGATAATGCCCGGAGGTATGCTCTGCTGGCACGTGAATAA
- a CDS encoding anaerobic ribonucleoside-triphosphate reductase activating protein — MKIGSMAVSTLDYPGKTSLVIFTAGCNFRCPYCHNPELIDGGDEVDLETVLDDVERYSEFVEALVVSGGEPLLQVDALETVLEHARSLGLATKLDTNGSYPEALEGYCPTLDYVAIDVKAPLHRYPELAGACAGGVMRSLEILRDSGVTVECRTTFVPGLMGEEDIEMIAESIECDVYVLQQFRNRVVLDESLRETEPPSPRRLREIAMRVRDRFRMVKIRTEEFGEEEI, encoded by the coding sequence ATGAAGATTGGTTCAATGGCAGTTTCAACCCTCGACTATCCCGGAAAAACCTCGCTCGTTATATTCACTGCCGGCTGCAACTTCAGGTGCCCCTACTGCCACAACCCTGAACTCATAGATGGGGGTGATGAAGTTGACCTCGAAACTGTCCTTGATGATGTGGAGAGGTACTCAGAATTCGTTGAAGCCCTGGTGGTGAGTGGGGGTGAACCCCTCCTCCAGGTCGATGCCCTCGAAACTGTCCTTGAACATGCACGTTCCCTGGGACTTGCAACGAAACTGGATACCAATGGCTCATATCCTGAAGCCCTTGAAGGCTACTGCCCCACTCTTGACTATGTTGCAATTGATGTGAAGGCCCCCCTCCACAGGTACCCTGAACTTGCCGGTGCCTGTGCCGGGGGCGTGATGAGGAGCCTTGAGATCCTCAGGGATTCGGGTGTCACAGTGGAGTGCCGCACAACCTTCGTCCCGGGTCTCATGGGGGAAGAGGACATAGAGATGATTGCAGAGTCAATCGAATGTGATGTCTATGTCCTGCAGCAGTTCAGGAACAGGGTCGTCCTTGATGAGTCACTCAGAGAAACAGAGCCCCCATCACCCAGGAGACTCAGGGAGATTGCAATGAGGGTCAGAGACAGATTCAGAATGGTTAAAATACGTACAGAGGAATTCGGGGAAGAAGAGATCTAG
- the glmU gene encoding bifunctional sugar-1-phosphate nucleotidylyltransferase/acetyltransferase — MQAVILTAGEGTRMRPLTLTRPKTMLPVAGKPILQYSVDALRDNGVHDIVMITGYHEEAVRSHFGDGSGSGVNITYVRQEERLGTAHAIGQASELIDDEFIVLNGDIITDPGLMGDLIGSYHERKPETLMVLREVPDPSSFGVVKVEGDRVREIIEKPGPDAGAGNLINTGIYVFSPAVFDYIERTPLSRRGEYEITDTIMMQVRDDLPVRAIISDRDWIDVGRPWELLEASERLMKDLEDSVEGDVEDGVTIHGPVAIGEGTIIRSGTYIQGPVYIGRNCDIGPNSYLRAHTCIGDGVSIGNAVEVKNSIIMDGTNINHLSYVGDSVIGMNCNIAAGTNIANLRFDDGPVRMVVKDDVVETGRRKLGAVFGDGVKTGINSSFNPGVKVGKDSCIGAGCVISRDVPSDRLVILRQEHTTMEYR, encoded by the coding sequence ATGCAGGCAGTTATTCTAACAGCAGGTGAGGGGACCAGGATGCGACCCCTCACCCTCACAAGGCCCAAGACCATGCTGCCAGTTGCAGGTAAACCCATACTACAGTACAGTGTGGATGCCCTCAGGGACAACGGTGTCCATGATATCGTGATGATAACAGGCTATCATGAGGAGGCCGTCAGGTCCCACTTCGGCGACGGATCCGGATCAGGAGTCAATATAACCTACGTAAGGCAGGAGGAACGCCTTGGAACGGCTCATGCCATAGGTCAGGCCTCAGAGCTTATAGACGATGAGTTCATTGTACTTAACGGGGACATCATCACGGATCCGGGGCTCATGGGCGACCTGATTGGGTCATACCATGAGAGGAAACCCGAAACACTGATGGTCCTCAGGGAGGTCCCGGACCCCTCCTCCTTCGGGGTCGTTAAGGTTGAGGGGGACCGTGTAAGGGAGATCATAGAGAAACCAGGCCCCGATGCAGGGGCAGGGAACCTCATAAACACAGGCATATACGTGTTCAGCCCGGCCGTCTTTGATTATATAGAGAGAACCCCCCTATCCAGGAGGGGAGAATACGAGATAACAGACACCATAATGATGCAGGTGAGGGATGACCTCCCTGTGAGGGCCATAATATCAGACAGGGACTGGATAGATGTTGGCAGACCATGGGAACTCCTTGAGGCAAGTGAAAGGCTCATGAAGGACCTTGAGGATTCCGTGGAGGGTGATGTGGAGGATGGTGTGACCATACATGGCCCTGTTGCCATTGGCGAGGGCACCATTATAAGGTCAGGCACCTACATCCAGGGACCGGTCTACATAGGCAGAAACTGCGATATAGGCCCCAACTCCTACCTCAGGGCCCATACCTGTATAGGGGACGGTGTAAGTATAGGGAACGCCGTCGAAGTCAAGAATTCAATCATAATGGACGGTACAAACATCAACCACCTCAGCTATGTGGGGGATTCCGTTATAGGGATGAACTGTAACATAGCTGCAGGTACCAACATAGCCAATCTGCGATTTGATGATGGCCCCGTCAGGATGGTGGTAAAGGATGATGTCGTGGAAACCGGTCGGAGGAAACTGGGGGCTGTGTTCGGTGATGGTGTCAAGACAGGTATAAACTCAAGTTTCAACCCCGGTGTCAAGGTGGGGAAGGATTCCTGCATAGGTGCCGGCTGTGTGATATCGAGGGATGTGCCCTCAGACAGACTGGTGATACTCAGGCAGGAGCACACTACAATGGAGTACAGGTGA
- the hisC gene encoding histidinol-phosphate transaminase, giving the protein MVKIRNKINDIEPYVPGRSIKEIADAYGLKEDEIIKLGSNENPLGPSPAAVEAMERELESVHRYPESALTDLREAIADYAGVGMDQVIVGGDGADEIIDVLGRTFLEPGESFVVPMPSYMYYEYTLQAHDARAVHARWDVNENRLDLESVLDAVDESTRLVFLCTPNNPTGGLIDKKDIRAVLESTDTLVVVDEAYTEFAGVDNTDLLPDHENLFILRTFSKVMGLAGMRIGYGLGDPQIIEYMHRVKPVFSLTRLSHAAALATIRDRDYIKKSTEYSIKSREYLYSGLKKFPELRVFRSYANYILIDVRGTGRTAAELSEELLRKGIIVRDCTSFTGLDEYWIRVSVGTLEEDRRFLEVLGELVQ; this is encoded by the coding sequence ATGGTAAAGATTCGGAATAAGATCAATGATATTGAACCCTATGTACCTGGAAGATCCATAAAGGAAATTGCAGATGCCTATGGTCTTAAAGAGGATGAGATAATTAAACTTGGATCCAATGAGAACCCCCTGGGCCCATCACCCGCCGCGGTGGAGGCCATGGAGCGTGAACTTGAATCGGTTCACAGATACCCCGAGTCAGCCCTGACCGACCTCAGGGAAGCCATAGCAGACTACGCAGGGGTTGGGATGGATCAGGTTATAGTGGGTGGTGATGGTGCCGATGAGATAATCGATGTCCTGGGGAGGACCTTCCTTGAACCGGGGGAGTCCTTCGTCGTGCCCATGCCATCCTACATGTACTATGAGTACACGCTCCAGGCCCATGATGCAAGGGCTGTCCATGCACGGTGGGACGTCAACGAGAACCGCCTCGACCTTGAATCGGTCCTGGATGCGGTTGATGAATCAACCCGCCTCGTCTTTCTCTGCACACCCAACAATCCCACCGGGGGCCTCATAGATAAGAAGGACATCCGGGCTGTTCTGGAGTCAACAGATACCCTGGTGGTTGTTGATGAGGCCTACACCGAATTTGCAGGTGTGGACAACACTGACCTCCTCCCTGACCATGAAAACCTCTTTATCCTGAGGACATTCTCAAAGGTGATGGGACTTGCAGGTATGAGGATAGGTTATGGTCTCGGGGACCCACAGATAATAGAGTACATGCACCGTGTAAAGCCGGTTTTCAGCCTCACGAGGCTATCCCATGCAGCTGCCCTTGCAACCATCAGGGACAGGGATTACATAAAAAAATCCACCGAGTACTCAATAAAAAGCAGGGAGTACCTCTACTCCGGGTTAAAGAAATTCCCGGAACTGAGGGTTTTCAGATCATATGCAAACTACATACTGATTGACGTGAGGGGGACAGGCAGGACCGCTGCCGAACTCTCAGAAGAACTCTTAAGGAAGGGTATAATCGTGAGGGACTGCACTTCCTTCACAGGACTTGATGAATACTGGATACGTGTCAGTGTCGGCACCCTTGAAGAGGATAGAAGGTTCCTTGAGGTCCTGGGTGAACTGGTTCAGTGA
- a CDS encoding 2,3-bisphosphoglycerate-independent phosphoglycerate mutase produces MKGVIMIIDGMADRPLEKLSGRTPLEAASTPNMDRIAESGINGIMDPIKPGVRAGSDTSHLSILGYDPYRVYTGRGPFEAAGVGLDVKPGDIAFRCNFATADEDMIITDRRAGRIRSGTSSIARTINSMTIEGFEDVEIIFRESTGHRAVLVLRGPGLGDKVSDADPKVEGKPPKKIKALDGSPESRKTAEVLNRIVKESYEILRDHPVNTGRIERGEAPANIILPRGAGAVPHVEKFQERYDLKAACIAETGLIKGIGHLTGMDVIDVEGATGGIDTDLESIKNAISSAIAADYDFLLINIDGADEAGHDGDLEGKVRFIERVDSILGDLMGDDIYFILTADHSTPVSVMDHTGDPVPIAITGPEVRVDDVTSFSERAAAAGGLCRIRGSDVMDILLDLMNKKEKFGA; encoded by the coding sequence ATGAAAGGGGTAATAATGATAATAGACGGGATGGCTGACCGCCCGCTTGAGAAACTCTCAGGCAGAACACCTCTCGAGGCCGCCAGCACCCCCAATATGGACAGGATAGCAGAGTCAGGTATTAACGGTATAATGGACCCCATAAAACCCGGTGTGAGGGCGGGGAGCGACACATCGCACCTTTCAATCCTCGGATATGATCCCTACAGGGTTTACACCGGAAGGGGACCCTTTGAGGCCGCTGGTGTTGGCCTTGATGTGAAGCCAGGGGACATCGCATTCAGGTGCAACTTCGCAACTGCAGACGAGGATATGATAATAACAGACAGGAGAGCCGGACGTATAAGGTCAGGAACCTCAAGTATAGCCCGGACGATAAATTCAATGACCATTGAGGGCTTTGAGGACGTTGAAATAATATTCAGGGAATCAACAGGTCACAGGGCAGTCCTTGTACTGAGGGGACCCGGACTCGGGGATAAGGTCTCAGATGCAGACCCCAAGGTGGAGGGAAAACCTCCGAAGAAGATAAAGGCACTTGATGGATCCCCTGAATCCCGGAAGACAGCTGAGGTCCTCAACAGGATCGTTAAGGAATCCTATGAAATCCTGAGGGACCACCCGGTCAACACCGGGAGGATCGAAAGGGGTGAGGCCCCTGCAAACATAATACTCCCACGGGGGGCAGGTGCCGTTCCACATGTTGAGAAATTCCAGGAACGCTACGATCTGAAGGCGGCGTGCATAGCCGAAACAGGACTCATAAAGGGTATAGGGCACCTCACAGGCATGGATGTGATAGACGTTGAGGGGGCCACCGGGGGAATAGACACAGACCTTGAGAGCATAAAGAACGCCATATCCAGTGCAATTGCCGCTGATTACGATTTCCTCCTCATAAACATCGATGGTGCTGATGAGGCTGGACACGACGGCGACCTCGAGGGAAAGGTCCGTTTCATTGAGAGGGTCGACTCCATCCTCGGGGACCTGATGGGGGATGATATCTACTTCATACTAACGGCGGACCACTCAACACCTGTATCTGTCATGGACCACACAGGTGACCCTGTGCCCATCGCCATAACCGGGCCGGAGGTCCGTGTTGATGATGTCACATCCTTCAGTGAGAGGGCCGCCGCGGCTGGTGGTCTCTGCCGGATACGGGGATCCGATGTCATGGACATACTCCTCGACCTCATGAACAAAAAGGAAAAATTCGGGGCTTAA
- a CDS encoding 30S ribosomal protein S3ae has protein sequence MAKARRRRVRDTWKEKKWYVIKSPKLFGENEIGTTPSRDPDFLLKRRVEATMRELTGDFSKQYVKLKFQIDSVAGSEATTRFIGHQVTTDYVRSMIRRGTSRVDAPVIVETKDGYKLKVHPLAITIRRAKSSQQKYMRQSIEEHLREIASEKTFEELVEGIVTGKIASEIYHQAKKIYPLKRVEIIKSRVLEEPA, from the coding sequence ATGGCAAAGGCTCGAAGAAGGAGAGTACGTGATACATGGAAAGAAAAGAAATGGTATGTGATAAAAAGTCCTAAACTGTTTGGAGAAAACGAGATAGGAACAACACCCTCAAGGGACCCTGACTTCCTCCTCAAGAGGAGGGTTGAAGCCACCATGAGGGAACTGACCGGAGACTTCTCAAAGCAGTACGTTAAGCTGAAGTTCCAGATAGACAGCGTCGCCGGCAGTGAGGCCACAACCAGGTTCATAGGCCACCAGGTCACGACGGACTACGTCAGGAGCATGATAAGGAGGGGTACGAGCAGGGTCGATGCCCCGGTTATAGTTGAAACAAAGGATGGTTACAAACTTAAGGTCCATCCCCTGGCCATAACAATCCGAAGGGCGAAGTCCTCACAGCAGAAGTACATGAGGCAGAGCATAGAGGAACACCTCAGAGAAATCGCCTCAGAGAAGACCTTTGAGGAACTCGTGGAGGGTATTGTAACAGGAAAAATAGCCTCAGAAATATACCACCAGGCCAAGAAGATCTACCCCCTCAAGAGGGTTGAAATAATAAAGAGCAGGGTTCTGGAGGAACCAGCCTAA
- the glmM gene encoding phosphoglucosamine mutase: MKEKKPRLFGTSGIRGRFGEKVTLELTAEHRKALATHLGGDGEVVVGYDTRTSSQLLENALIAGIVECGCDVTRLGMVPTPLVGYAASRLGAAAGVMITASHNPAPYNGIKLWNPDGMAYRPSQERVIESIIHSRDFKRKAWDELGSITTVDMRDDYVRAVLETVEIKKPLKVVIDSGCGAASHLSPLIFRKAGCRVITLNSQPDGFFPGRDPEPVPENLSELMETVRSTGADLGIAHDGDADRMVAIDDQGRFASFDKLLALMAREIGGKIITTVDASLCVDECLGDRGEVIRTRVGDVHVANTIAEEGARFGGEPSGTWLHPDFCMCPDGILSALRVAELVSARGPLSELLEEVPSYPNIRDKVPCPDEKKDIIMERVAAELSDQFSETSDINTIDGVRISLDDGSWVLVRPSGTEPYIRITLEGKTEEKARYIHERTRGYLENVIG; this comes from the coding sequence ATGAAGGAGAAAAAACCGCGACTCTTCGGTACATCAGGTATAAGGGGCCGCTTCGGAGAGAAGGTCACACTGGAACTGACAGCTGAACACCGGAAGGCCCTGGCAACCCACCTCGGTGGTGATGGGGAGGTTGTTGTGGGCTACGATACAAGGACATCCAGCCAGCTTCTGGAGAATGCCCTGATCGCCGGGATAGTAGAATGTGGCTGTGATGTTACACGCCTTGGAATGGTCCCCACACCCCTTGTGGGTTACGCAGCATCCCGTCTGGGTGCAGCTGCTGGTGTGATGATAACCGCATCCCATAACCCCGCCCCCTACAACGGGATAAAACTCTGGAACCCTGACGGGATGGCCTACAGACCATCGCAGGAGAGGGTCATAGAGTCCATAATACACAGCAGGGACTTCAAAAGGAAGGCCTGGGATGAACTGGGGTCCATAACCACGGTTGATATGAGGGATGACTATGTCAGGGCGGTACTCGAAACCGTGGAGATTAAAAAACCCCTCAAGGTCGTCATTGACTCAGGGTGCGGCGCAGCATCCCACCTGTCTCCCCTCATATTCAGGAAGGCCGGCTGCAGGGTCATAACCCTTAACTCTCAGCCTGATGGTTTCTTCCCGGGCCGTGACCCTGAACCGGTCCCTGAGAACCTCTCGGAGCTGATGGAGACTGTGAGGTCAACCGGGGCTGATCTGGGCATAGCCCACGACGGTGACGCAGACAGGATGGTTGCAATCGACGACCAGGGACGATTCGCAAGCTTCGATAAGCTCCTGGCCCTCATGGCAAGGGAGATTGGAGGTAAAATAATAACAACCGTTGATGCGTCCCTCTGTGTTGATGAATGCCTGGGGGACCGGGGCGAAGTCATAAGGACCCGTGTGGGTGATGTGCATGTGGCCAACACCATTGCAGAGGAGGGGGCCAGGTTCGGAGGTGAGCCCTCAGGTACCTGGCTGCACCCTGATTTCTGCATGTGCCCCGACGGGATACTCTCAGCCCTCAGGGTGGCGGAACTTGTATCAGCAAGGGGGCCCCTCTCAGAGCTGCTTGAGGAGGTGCCATCCTACCCCAACATAAGGGACAAGGTCCCGTGCCCCGACGAGAAGAAGGATATCATAATGGAGAGGGTAGCTGCTGAGCTCAGTGACCAGTTCAGCGAGACATCAGATATTAACACCATCGACGGCGTCAGGATATCCCTCGATGATGGGAGCTGGGTCCTTGTGAGACCATCAGGGACAGAGCCCTACATCAGGATCACCCTGGAGGGAAAGACAGAGGAGAAGGCCAGGTATATACATGAAAGGACCCGCGGTTACCTTGAAAATGTGATAGGGTGA
- a CDS encoding flavodoxin family protein, whose product MKVLMISASPRKKSNTMMVLEHCRDAIESHGVETDIISLRGMKIESCRACLSCAKKHRCRIDDGLNDIIDRIRDSEGFIVATPVYFGTARGDLMAALQRIGMVSRASDGFLSWKVGGPIAVARRGGHTATIQELLMFYFINDMIVPGSTYWNMVFGWAPGEVEDDSEGIETIRRFGENVAELIKRINGGS is encoded by the coding sequence ATGAAGGTTTTAATGATATCTGCAAGCCCGAGAAAGAAGAGCAACACCATGATGGTCCTTGAGCACTGCAGGGATGCTATAGAGAGCCATGGTGTTGAAACAGATATAATATCACTCCGTGGAATGAAAATCGAATCCTGCAGGGCCTGTCTGAGCTGTGCGAAGAAGCACCGCTGCAGGATAGATGACGGCCTCAACGATATAATCGACAGGATACGTGACTCCGAGGGTTTCATAGTTGCAACCCCTGTCTACTTTGGAACCGCCAGAGGCGACCTGATGGCGGCGCTGCAGCGGATCGGGATGGTTTCAAGGGCCTCAGACGGATTCCTGAGCTGGAAGGTCGGTGGCCCCATTGCGGTTGCAAGGCGCGGAGGCCACACCGCGACCATACAGGAACTCCTGATGTTCTACTTCATAAACGACATGATAGTACCGGGTTCAACCTACTGGAACATGGTATTTGGATGGGCCCCCGGCGAGGTTGAAGATGACAGTGAGGGAATTGAGACCATAAGACGTTTCGGAGAAAACGTGGCTGAGCTCATAAAAAGGATAAATGGCGGTTCTTAA
- a CDS encoding TIGR00297 family protein, which translates to MIDLNIGYVLLCVFIGFLTYYRGALDVWGSLFMILMGLLIILSAGFNWLLLIFIFLVLGLLSTKYRHEYKKELGVFEGTRSAKNVISNGIVPFIMAAFGYYDGFVGGFIGSVATATADTMASEIGVLQTPRLITTLKRVEPGTDGGISSLGTAAGIAGAGIIGLSAFLLGVCPDPLKSMKVAVIAGTVGCFMDSLLGAVLERRKYLTNEHVNLLATVTGAVIGIILG; encoded by the coding sequence ATGATAGACCTCAACATTGGATACGTACTCCTGTGCGTATTCATTGGATTCTTAACCTACTATAGAGGTGCCCTCGATGTATGGGGGTCCCTTTTCATGATCCTTATGGGTCTTCTCATAATATTATCCGCCGGTTTTAACTGGCTCCTTCTTATTTTTATTTTCCTCGTTCTTGGCCTCCTATCAACAAAGTACAGACATGAATACAAGAAGGAGCTTGGTGTCTTTGAGGGAACCAGAAGCGCCAAGAACGTTATATCGAATGGGATAGTGCCCTTCATAATGGCTGCCTTTGGATACTATGACGGTTTTGTTGGGGGCTTCATAGGATCCGTTGCAACCGCCACCGCCGATACCATGGCGAGTGAGATCGGAGTTCTGCAGACACCGCGACTCATAACAACACTTAAGAGGGTGGAACCCGGGACCGATGGAGGCATATCATCCCTTGGAACCGCTGCTGGTATAGCGGGAGCAGGTATAATTGGTTTATCAGCATTTTTACTTGGTGTATGCCCTGATCCCCTCAAATCAATGAAGGTGGCTGTGATTGCAGGGACTGTGGGTTGCTTCATGGACAGTCTTCTGGGTGCAGTCCTTGAAAGAAGGAAGTACCTCACCAATGAACATGTGAACCTCCTTGCAACAGTTACAGGGGCAGTTATAGGAATTATTTTAGGATAG